The Devosia sp. MC521 genome segment CGGACATGATCATCGAGCTGCGCCTTGGCGAGGGCCGCCCATAGATCGTCCTCGGACGCCGTATCGCGACCAATGAGAAGATTGTTGCGAATGGTGTCGATGAACACGGGGCTGTCTTGGCTCAAAAGCGCGAAATGGGCGTGAACGTCCCGCGTGGCGAATTGATCGAGCGCGATCCCGCCGACCGAAATACTGCCTGAGGTCGGTTCGACCAAGCGCAGGAGTAGGCGCAAAAGCGTGGACTTGCCGCCGCCACTGGGGCCAATGACAGCGATGCGTTCGCCGGGCGCGATGGTGAGATCGATGTCGTTGAGAACCGGCTGGTTTGCTCCATAGCTGAAGGAGAGGCCCGTCAGAGTAATCGGGGCGTCGTTCGGCCATGCTTTGGGCACTGCCGGTTCGGCAATGGGCATATCGATATTGGCGAGGGCCTGTAGGCGCTCGGCAGCAGCCATGGCGGCCGTGGCCTTGGAGGTGCTGCGAATGATGACATTGGTGGCCTCAAAGCTGCCGATGACGGCAAGCAGGAGGGCAGCCATCAGCGGGGCGTCGATCGTGCCGGCTTGTAGTGCGACGAGACCGAACCAAAGCGTGCCGACAAGCGCGAGACCTGCCGCGATCTGGACGGCGAAGCTGCCGGAGGTGGTGTAGAGGCTGAGGCGCCGCTTCAGCGCGCTGGCTGTGGCGGCCGCTTCGGCGAAGCGATCCTGTGTCGTGCCAAGCGCGCCGAGCACCACAATATCAGCATGGCCGGACACAGCGTCGAGCACATTCATGCGCATGGCGGCGCTGGCTTCAACACTGGCACGACCGGCGCGGCGCGAGAGAGTGATCATGGCAAGGGGCACGAGTAGGGCTGCTGCGGCAATGCAGAGCCCATAGATGAGCGCAGCACCGGGCAGGAACAGCGCCAATATGACGGTCATCACCGTGCCTACGAAGAGCGCTGCGACCAGCGGGCCGATGCCGACGAGAAAGGCGGTGTCCAGCGCATCCACATCGGTGGTGAGGCGGCTGACGAGATCGCCATGACGCAAGGAGCGGTCGGGCAGGGGCAGGCGGGGGAAGAGGCTGGAAAAGAGCCAGCCGCGTAAATCCGACAGCAGCTTGAGGGTGGCATTGTGACCAACGAGGCGCTCAAAATAGCGCGCTAGAATACGCACGAAGGACAGTGCGCGAATACCGGCCGATGGCACGAACAAATTGAATGCCAGACCAAGCGTGGTCAGTGATGTGGCGGTGATAAACCAGCCGGACACGCCGAGCAGAGACACGCCCGCGATAAGGGTGACGAGCGCCAAGAGTAAGGCTGCCGAAAACGACTTCCATCGCTTCAGGAAGAGCGGGGCGAAGGTGAGGATGGCTTTCATGCGACGCCTTTCGCGCGGGCGGAGAGCGGCGCTTCAACAAGACCCGTGGGCGTGACGCGCCACGCTCTATCGAGATTTTTAGCAACGGCAGGCGAGTGCGTCGCGACGATGAGGGTGCGGCCGCGCGCATAGCGGGTAATGGACTGAATGATCTCTTGCTCGAGCGCCGCATCAAGGTGAGCGGTGGGCTCGTCGAGGATGATCAAGCCAGCATCGCGCAGGAAGAGGCGCGCCAGCGCGACGCGCTGTGCCTGACCACCCGAAATGCCTGCGCCGTCTTCGCCGATGATGGTGTCGAGACCAAGGGGCAGACCCGCCGTGAAGCCGAGGACACCAGAGAGTTCGGCGGCCTTTTCAATGTCGGCGCGGCTGGCGGCAGGGCGGCCTAAGGCCATGTTGTCCGCAAGCGAGGCGTGGATGATGCGTGGCTTCTGCGTGAGGATAAATGTGCGGCCGCGCAGGGATGGCTCGGACCACTCGCTCAACGGGCGGCCATCGAGCAGAATGTCGCCTTCGGCGTCGCGCAGGCCAACAAGGGCTTCGAGCAGGGTCGACTTGCCCGAGCCACTGGGGCCGAGGAGGGCAATGTGCTGGCCCGGCTCGACGCGGAGCGTGACGTGTTCGATGACGGCGCGCATGTGATCGGGTGTGCGCAGGGTGACGTTGTTCGCCTCAAGGGCGATGGGCTTGCCGGGGAGGGGCGCGTTGTCCGTGTGGTCGACGCGCTCGTCTGACAAAGTACCGAGATTGGCTTCGATCTCATTGAGCGCAGCCTTGGCCGAGGCACGATCATGATATTGCGCCGCCATCACACGCAGCGGGTTGTAGACCTCTGGCGCCATCAGCAAGAGGAACATGCCCAGCTGCAAGGTGAGGGGGCTCGTGCGCAGGTGGAGATAATCAATGAAGGTGAGGCCGACATAAAGCGCAACGCCCGCGACGCCGAGAGCGGCGAAGAATTCGAGGACGGCCGACGACAGGAAGGCAATGCGCAGGACCTTGAGCGTGCGCTGGCGCAGCGCTTCGCTGGCGGAGACGATGCCTTCGGTTTCAGCCTCTTCGCGGCCCAAGAGCTTGAGGGTGAGAAGACCACGCAGGCGATCGCTGAAACGGCCTGAGAGGTGGCTGAGGGCTTTGGCCTGACGGTCGGTCGCGACCTGCGCGCCCCAGCCGACAAGGGCCATAAAGATAGGAATAAGCGGCGCGCTGACGAGGAAGAGCACGCCCGCCACCCAATCGATGGGTAGAATAATCGCGCCAAACACCAGTGGCAGCACGATGCCCTGTGCCGAGGCGGAGATGTAGCGCGCAAAATAGCTTTCTAGCGCTTCGACCTGATCGACAATGGAGGCGGCGGCAAGGCCAGAGGCGGCAGAATTGGCCGCGCGAGGCGGTTTTGCCAGAAGCTGGCTGAAGAGCGTCTGACGGAGGTGAAGCTTGATCCGTTCAGCCGCGATGATTCCGGTGTGATCGGCGATTGCCGAAAGCCCTGCACGGGCCAGAACTATCCCCAGAAGAATGAAAATTCCTGGTAACAATGTGCTGATCGGTGCGACATTTTCGATGGCCTGACCCAGGGTTGAGGCCAAAATCCATGCCTGCCAGACCAGTAACACCCCTGCCAATATGGGTGCGGCGATAGACAGCCAAAGCGCTGCTCCCCCCTGTGTTTGCAGGAGTTTTAACGTGTGCGAGACCGAGTTTTCTGGCCGGCGTGCGCTGGGAGGGGAGCTGCGGGTCATGCGTTTGAACATACACGGCACTTTTCGGGGAGCATTGATCTGAATCAAGGTGTCAGATTTTAGATGCGTTACAGGACAGGCATTGGCGACCTTGCTTCCGGCCGCCCTAACGAAAGGCAACAATGCCATGATCGACATGTTGGTCGTTGACTTATCGCGATGGCAGTTCGCTGCCACCGCCATGTATCACTTCATATTTGTTCCCCTGACGCTCGGGCTCTCTTTCATGATGGCGATCATGGAGAGCGTGTATGTCATGACTGGCCGACAGGTCTGGCGCAAGGCTACCCTGTTCTGGGGCACGCTTTTTGGCGTGAATTTCGCCATGGGCGTGGCCACCGGTGTGGTTATGGAGTTCCAGTTCGGCATGAACTGGAGCTATTACAGCCATTATGTCGGTGACGTGTTTGGGGCGCCACTCGCCATTGAAGGCCTGATGGCCTTCTTCTTGGAAGCGACCTTCATCGGCCTGTTCTTCTTCGGCTGGGATCGTCTGAGCAAGGTGGGTCACTTGGTTGTGACCTGGCTGACCGCAATTGGCGCCAATTTCTCGGCGCTCTGGATCCTGGTTGCCAACGGGTGGATGCAGAACCCGGTTGGGGCCAAGTTCAATCCTGACACCATGCGTATGGAAGTCACCGACTTTATGGCGGTGATTTTCAACCCAGTGGCGCAGGCAAAATTCGTGCACACGGTAAGCGCAGGCTATCTCTGCGGCGCCATGTTCATTCTCGCCATTTCGGCGCTGTTCCTTGTGCGGGGCAAGCATGTCGAATTGGCCAAGCGTTCCGCTGTTGTGGCGGCAAGCTTTGGTTTGGCCTCGGCGCTGTCGGTGGTCGTGCTCGGTGACGAAAGCGGCTATGTCGCGACGGAACACCAGCACATGAAGATCGCTGCACTCGAAGCCATGTATGAAACCGAGCCGGCTCCGGCTCCGTGGTCGATCATCGCCTTCCCCGGCTCGAACGGCGAAGACGTTGGCTTCCACATCTCGGTTCCGTGGGTTGGTGGTCTGATCACGACGCGTTCGTTCGATCAGCAACTGCCGGGCATTCACGAACTGGTTGAGCGCGCCGAAGATCGTATCCGCATGGGTCTGATCGCTTATAACGCGCTGGCTGAAATTCGCGCCGACGGCGCGAACACCGATGCCCGTGCGGTCTTTGAAGAGACCTGGCCGGACCTTGGCTATGCTCTGCTGCTCAAGAAGTATCGCGTTGATGTCGAGAACGCGACTGCGGAAGAAATCGCGCTGGCTGCTGCCGACACCGTGCCAAGCGTATGGCCGCTGTTCTGGACCTTCCGCATTATGATGGGTCTCGGGTTCTTCTACATCGCCTTCTTCGCGTTGTGGTTCTACCGCGCGTCGCGGGGTTGGATCGACACCAACAAGCCGCTGCTGTGGTTCACGGTGTTCATGCTGCCAACGCCTTGGATCGCGATTGAAGCAGGCTGGTTCATCGCCGAGTTCGGCCGACAGCCTTGGGTCGTGGAAGGGGTTCTGCCCACATTCTACGCCGCCTCGGGTCTGAACGTGCTCGACCTAGTCCTGTCGCTGAGCTTCTTCGTGCTGCTCTACAGCGTGCTCTTGGTCATCATGATCATTCTGATGGTCAAAATCATCAAGGCAGGTCCGAAGGATCAGCTCTTCACTCCGGAAGAAGATGAGGACTACGTCATGGCTGCCCTTCCGGCGACCAAGGAAAACAAGGAGATCGTCGCATGAGCTCGATCCCTCTCGACTACGAAACACTCCGCCTGATCTGGTGGGTACTGCTCGGTGTGCTGCTGATCGGCTTTGCCGTGATGGGTGGCCGCGACATGGGGGTGGGCACTCTGCTCCCCTTCGCTGCCAAGAGCGATGAAGAACGCCGTATTTTGCTCAACCTGATCGGCCCGACTTGGGAAGGTAATCAGGTGTGGTTGGTTCTCGGTGGTGGCGCGATCTTTGCCGCGTTTCCTCCACTCTATGCGGTGAGCTTTTCGGGCTTCTACCTTGCCATGCTCGTTATCCTTCTGGCGCTGATCCTGCGTCCAGTGGGGTTCAAGTTCCGTGGCAAGATCGATAACCCGACTTGGCGCGCTGTGTGGGATTGGTGCCTGTTCATCGGTGGCTTTGTGCCAGCGCTGATCATGGGCGTGGCGGTGGGCAATGTGCTCTTGGGCGCGCCATTCCACTTTGACGACACCATGCGCATCTTCTACACGGGCAACTTCTTCCAGCTGTTGATGCCGTTTGCACTGCTGTGCGGCCTAGTCAGCGTTGGCATGATCAGTGCGCAGGGCGCGGCTGTTATTGCCGGACGCACCCAAGGGGCAATGGCAGAACGGGCGCGCATGTTCGGGCTCTATGCTGCTGTTGGAACACTGGTGCTGTTCGCGCTGGGCGGCTTCTGGGTTGCGTTCATGAGCGGCCATGTGGTGACCAGCGTGATTGACCCGGCAGCGCCGATCAACCCGCTCGCCAAGTCGGTTGAGCTGGTGCAGGGCGGCTGGATGCTGAATTACAGCAAATATCCTTGGATGGTGACTGCGCCGATTCTGGCCTTCGTGGGTCTGGTCGTGGCGGTGCTCGGTTTTATCGGCCGCAAGCATTTGATCACGCTCTTGGCAACGAGCGCGGCGATCTTCGGGATCATCTCGACAGCTGGTGTCTCGCTGTTTCCGTTCCTGCTGCCGTCCTCGACGGTTCCAGGCTCGGGCCTGACGCTGTGGGATGCATCGTCGAGCCATCTGACGCTCTTCATTATGCTGGTTGCGACCGTTATCTTCCTGCCCATCATCGTTGCCTACACCGCTTGGGTGTTCCGCGTGATGCGTGGTCCGGTTACGGCCGACAATCTCACCAAAAACCCCAACGCCTACTAGGAGCAGTCGTATGTGGTATTTTGCATGGATCCTCGGCCTCGGCCTGGCCTGCGCCTTCGGCATCATCAATGCCATGTGGTTCGAGATGAAGGACGACATTCGCGTGGCCCGCGCTGCGCGCATGGCTGAGACGAAAAGCGAGTAGGCAGGTCTAACTATCTGCCTGTAAATTAAGCAGGGCCGCACATCATGCAGATGATGTGCGGCCCTTTGCTATGGCGATTAAGGCGGGCTGCCTCATTTTTGCCGAGTTTCGCTGGGTTTTTCGAATTTACCCTTGCTTAACCAAGATTGCCCCATCACTTGCATCTAGTGCATAACGGATGTGCAGATTGGCCATCTTCTAATCACTACGACTTAGGTCTACATAGGGGTCATCAACCGAAGGGGAACCGAAATGAACATCGCAAAGAAGCTTTCTGACTACGCCCGCTACCAGCGCACTCTGCGTGAACTGAACAGCCTTGACAGCCGTCAGCTGAACGACCTGGGCATCACCAAGGGTGACATCAAGTCGATCGCACGCGGCACCTACGTAGCCTAATAAGCGAACGTCTCGGTCGCCCAAGGCGGCAGAGAAAAGACTATCCGATGAAGGCGTCCTGCAGGGCGCCTTTTGTCGTTTCTGGGGGTGGTCTAACGTGTCAGATCGGCGGTGACACAGTTGAGCGCTGAGACGAGATCATCGGGCTTGATGCGGATCTGCAATCCGCGCTGACCGCCATTGAGATAGATCTCGTCGTAGAGCGTTGCCATTTCATCAAGCGCCGTCGGCACCAGCTTGCGCTGGCCCAAAGGGCTAATGCCGCCGACCGTGTAGCCGGTGAGGCGCTCGGCATCGACGGGTTTCATCATATGCGCCGACTTGCCACCCAAAGCCGCAGCCAGCTTTTTCATATTCACTTCTTCATCCGAGGGGACGATGGCGCAGATTGGCTTGCCATCGAGCTCGGCCATGAGCGTTTTGAACACTTCAGCCGGTGACACGCCCATGGCTTCGGCCGCCTGCAAGCCCACGCGTTCCGCATTTGGGTCGTAGTCGTAGGTCGCGAGTTCAAAGGAAATGCCGGCTTTGGTGAGAGCGGCAGTGGCGGGCGTGGTCTTTGACATGGCCGTCGGCTGAGATGAGAAAGCGAAACAGTGGCCTCACTTTATGCGATCGGGGGGAATTGGCGAGGGGTTTTCGGCACGCTCATCCCGGATGGCGTCGAGCCCGATATCGCGGCGCAAATGCGGTGATAGAGGTTCAGAGGACATGTAGAGCGGGCCGGTGCCGCGCTTGCCCCAAGTATTGATGAACAGCAGTGCGGGAAGTTCGAGCAGTGCAAATGGAAGCATCAGAACATATCCTTGCCTTATGTCTTTGATTTGGTCATGCTCTGCTTTAGCGCGAGTATATCGCGATTTTCCAATTGAATGCCGGTGGGAAGGTATAAGGTGAGATTATGTCTGATATTCCGCCTCTGACCTCCGTACGGGCTTTCGAGGCTGTCGCGAGACAGCTCAGTTTTACGCGCGCCGCTGCAGAACTGGGCATGTCACAGGCGGCGGTGAGCTATCAGATCAAGCTCTTGGAGGAGCGGATTGGCGCAGCACTATTTGTGCGAAAAGCGCGGCAGGTGGAGCTGAGCGAAGTAGGGCAGCGCCTCGCGCCGGATGTGCTGCAGGCCTTCGATATCCTGCGCAATAGTTTTGTGCAGACGCATCAGCATGTCAGCGGGACATTGGCCATATTGTCTCTGCCGACTTTTGCCACGCGCTGGTTCGCCGCCAATATCGGGCTGTTTCAGGTGGCTCACCCCGACATTGCTGTGCGGTTCAACAGTCGGGTGGAGAACGTCGATTTCCAAAAAGACATGTTCGACGTCGGCATAATTGCGTCTTGGGGTGAGTTACCGGAGGGCGTGGTTGGGCACGAGCTGTTGCGGGCGGAGTTCACGCCGATTATGAGCGGTGACTTCATCGAAAGGCATCGCATTCGGGAGCCGAGAGACCTGCTCCGCGCGCCAGCGATTTCTCCAAGTGACCAATGGATTGGTCAGTGGTTCGCGATGATGGGCATTGACGACTATCCCGCAATGGCCCGGGGCGTGGTGACACTCGACACGCAAGTGTTGGAGGCGGCAGCGGCGGGGGCAGGGAGAGGCTTTGCCATGATTACGCCGGCGCTATTTCGCGATGACTTGGCGAGCGGGCGACTGGTACAACCCTTCCCCGAACTGGGCTGGGACGGGTGCACCTATCAGCTGGTCTATCCGCAGTCGCGACGAAATTGGACCAAGGTGAAGGTGTTTCGAGAGTGGATATTGGAGGCAACGTCGGTTTTGAGAGCTTAGGATGCTGCTGGCAGGCGAGGGCGTCGTTGTGCAGCACCAAGCTCGTCAGCCTCGGCGCAGAAACGCCAAGTTCGGGCCCGCTCGATCTTAGGTGGAATGCTGACGTAGGCTGTCTCTGACGCGCATAATCTATGCGTGAGGGAGGGCAGGGGTATGGACAGCGAAGAGCTTAATAGCATCATCGTTCGGGCCAAGGCTGCAAGCTATGTCGGTGGCGGGGCAAAGGTGACGCCATCTCGGCAGGGCGCAAACGAGATCGCATGAGAGGAGGGCGATTGGCGCTATCTTGATAGCTATTTCGGCGAACAGATTTTCTGGGGCAAGAAGTGCTCTGGCACCGCAATGAGCCGGTCTGGGCCATGAACTACTAAGGCTATATAAAGCGGCCGGATTTGATCGACGCAGGGCAGGCAGGCGCCATCATCCAAGACTCCTTATCGGCGCTCTACCGCAAAGGGCGGTTCCTCGGTGGCTTTGTCTGGCTCAGTGGCGGCTGCACCTATCAAGATCGAAACGACGGTGGGCCGGAGCAGTTTCGCGGGCGCGAGGCTATTCTAGTCGGTGGGGTGGAAGCCTATGCGCTGGAGTATTTTGGCGGGCTGGTGAAGGCCTAGGAGTGCCCCCTCCCCTTGGGCAGGGGGAGGGGAAGACCAAGTCCGGTCAGACGATGCCGCTTGAGCCGGCGGCGATTTCCGGGCGGATTTCGGCGACACGCTGGCGATAGCCGGAGGCACGGTAGGTGGCGAGGAGATCAATCGCGCCGCCTTGTTCGTAGCGCGCCATGGCGAGGATCGGCTCGACATCGGTGCGATAGGCCAGGCGCAGGGCTTGGGTCGCGCCGAGGGCGTCATTGCCGTGCTGGGCTTCGGTCAGGGCCTTGCGATCCACAAGCAGTGCTTGCGCATAGGCGCGCTGCACATCCGCGGCGGAGAGCATCAGGCTTTCGATCGGATCAGTGACATTGTGCGACTGGTCGAGCATGTGGGCCGGACGGAAATCGGAATATTTCTCTTCGGCGTCCACAAGCTCGTTGAAGACGAGGAACAGGCGGTATGGGTCGATGGAGCCCGCATCGAGATCGTCGTCGCCATATTTGCTATCGTTAAAGTGGAAGCCGCCGAGCTTGCCGAACTGGGCAAGGCGCGAGACGATCATTTCAATATTCACGTTGGGCGCATGGTGGCCGAGGTCGACGAGGCAATAGGCCTTGTCGCCCAACTCCTTGGCGATGAGGTAATTGGTGCCCCAATCCTGCACGACGGTCGAATAGAACGCCGGTTCGTACATTTTGTGTTCGGTATAAACGCGCCAATCCTCGGGGAGGGCCGCGTAAATCGCCTTCATTGAATTGAGGTAATGCTCGAACTGATTGGCGAAATTGACTTGGCCAGGGAAGTTGGAGCCGTCGCCAATCCAGACGGTGAGGGCCTTTGAGCCAATGGTTTTGCCGATCTCAATGCATTCGAGATTGTGCTCAATGGCCTGATTGCGGGTGGCGGCATCGGCGGCAGAGAGAGAGCCGAACTTATAGCTCTGCAACTGCCCGGCGGCATCGGCAAAGGTGTTGGAGTTCATGGCGTCAAAGCCGAGGCCAAAGCGGGAAGCGGCTTGCTTGAGACGGTTTGGATCGGCCTTGTCCCATGGAATGTGGAGCGAGACGGTGCGAGTTGCCTGGGTGAGCTGGGCGATAACCGAGCAATCTTCGATCTTGTCAAAGATATCGCGTGGTTCGCCCTTGCCGGGGAAGCGGGCAAAGCGGGTGCCACCAGTGCCAACGCCCCATGAGGGGACGGCAACGGAAAAAGCGGCGACTTTGGATTTAATCGCGTCGATGGAAATGCCGCGACGGTCAAGGCGTTCGCCAAGGCTGTCGTAGTCATTGCGCAGATCAGTAGAGCGCTTGGCGTTTTCGGCTTCGACGGTCGAAGCGGCGATGAGTTGTTCGGTCATGTGTTTCCTCCCTTGCGGCCTCTCTCCAGCCGCGGGGGTTTACCCCCACCCAACCTCCCCCTGTGAGGGGGAGGGGTTGTATCGAGTTTTGTTGCTGACTCTTGGAGCCAAGCTTAGCGCGGGAACGATTGGGCGTTGCCCGCGTCGACGTTGAGAATATTGCCAGTGGATTTGGCTGAAGCGTCTGAGGCGAAGAAATAGATCGCTTCGGCAATGTCTTCGGGGAAGACGGAGCGTTTCAGCATTGAGCGCTGGCGGTACATTTCCTCAAGACCGTCCTTGTCGGTCTTATAGGTCGAGGCGCGCTGTTCGAGCCATTCGCCAGCCCAAATCTTCGAGCCACGCAGAACGGCGTCTGGATTGACGACGTTGACACGGATCTGCGCTTCAGCGCCTTCGAGCGCGAGGCAGCGGGCAAGGTGGATTTCGGCGGCCTTGGCGGTGCAATAGGCGGCTGCGTTTGGCGAAGCGGCGAGACCATTTTTGGAGGCCACGAAGATGACGTTGCCGCCGATTTTCTGCTGACGGAACAGCCGGAACGCTTCACGCGAGACGAGGAAATAGCCAGTGGACAGGATGTCCATGTTCTTATTCCAGAGCTCGAGGGACGTGTCCTCAATCGGGGCGGAAGAGGCAAGGCCGGCGTTCGAGACGAGAATGTCGAGGCCGCCAAATTCGACCACGGCATGGGCAAAGCCTGCAGTGACCTGTTCTTCGCGTGTGACGTTGATATTGACCGGGCGGACCACATCGGCGCCGAAGACGGACGAGAGTTCGGCAATGGCGCTGTCGAGTGCGGTCTGGTCAATGTCAGCGAGGACGACGCAAGCGCCTTCGCGCAAGAGGCGAATGGCGGTCGCCTTGCCAATGCCGCCTGCGCCACCGGTGACGAGAGCGATCTTGCCAGCCAGCGACTTTGGCTTTGGCATACGAGCGAGCTTGGCTTCTTCAAGCAGCCAATATTCGATGTCGAAGGCTTCCTGTTCCGGCAGGCCCTGATAGGTCGAGATGGTGGACGCGCCGCGCATCACATTGATGGCGTTAACGTAAAACTCGCCGGAGATGCGGGCTGTCGCCTTGTCCTTGGCGAAGGTGAACATGCCAACGCCCGGCATGAGATAGACGACCGCGTTCGGGTCACGGATGGCGGGCGAGTTGTCGTGCTTGCAGCGCTCGTAATAGGCCGCGTAATCGGCGCGATAGGCCGCGATCTGATCGGCAAGACCGGTGATGACCGCATCAACGTCCGGATTGGCCGGGTCGAAATCGATGACCAGCGGACGGATTTTGGTGCGCAGAAAATGGTCAGGGCATGAGGTGCCGAGCGCCGCCAGAGGCCGCAAATTCTTGGAATTGACGAATTCCAGCACGGCGTCGCTGTCGTCGAAATGGCCGAGCTTAAAACTGTCCTCAGAGATAAAGCCGCGAATTTTCGGCATCAGCTTGGCGGCGATGGCGCGGCGCTCTGCGGCGGGAAGGGAGCTAGTGACAGCGCCACCAAAGATCACCTTGCCGGCAGTCTGGTTTTCAAACCACTCGATTGCCTGATTGATAATGGCAATGGTGGTTTCGTAGCAGCTTTTTGGATCGTCGCCCCAAGTGAAGAGGCCGTGGCTTTCAAGGATGACGCCCTTAGCGAAGGGGTTTTCATGGCAGAACTTTTCAAGCCATAGGCCAAGCTCGAAGCCCGGCTTTTTCCAAGGGAGCCAGCCGATGGTGTCGCCAAAGATCTGCTGGGTGAGTTCTTTGGAATTGCTGGAAGCGGCAATGGCGATGATCGCATCGGGGTGCATGTGATCGACATAGGGGCGCGGCACATAAGCGTGGAGCGGCGTGTCGATGGACGCGGCGCGCGGGTTGAGATTGAAGGTGGCGTGGGGAAGATAGCCGACCATCTCGTCTTCATGCTCAAGGCCGCGATAGAGCCCCTTCAGAGCGCGCAGCTTTTCCATATAGAGGGTCGAAAAACCATCGAGCTTAATGGAAGCATTGTCGCCACCGGAGCCCTTGACCCAAAGCACTTCAACGGTCTCGCCTGTGAGCGGATCTTTCTGCCAGATTTTGGAGGACGTATTGCCACCACCGAAATTGGTGACGCGCTTGTCGGAGCCCAAGAGATTGGAGCGGTAGACCAGACGTTCTGGCTCGCTCAGCGATGCGGCTTTGGCATCGTCCCATAGGTTTTCGAGGCGCTTCGGCACAGTGGACATGGCAATTTCCTCCCCAGAAGCGGCCCTTTCCTATGAGCCGCAATTCTCTTCAACTCGCTTCCGTGGGCATAACCCGTAGATGGACGCATTGTTCGCCGCAGAGCGCGGTCAGTCAGGGGTGAAAATAGTTCACCAATCCTGCAAGGTGTCAATCAGCTTCGATCAGAATCTTTCACGTGTGAATGGAAATGATCGAAACCTTGCGAATGATGATTGACTCTGCTTGGAAGAGGTGGAAGCACTAAGGGCAGGGAGAAACAACTTGCACGAAACCGAACGCCATCGCGTTATTCTGGCTGCTGCGCAATCGCGCCCCGTCGTGACGGTGGCGGAGTTGTGTGACATTACCGGTTCGTCGGAAGCGACGATCCGCCGAGATATTGCGGCGCTGGACGAGCAAGGCAAGTTGCGCCGGGTGCGAGGGGGCGCGGAAGCGCTGACCCCGCCAGCACAGGGTGGGCTGATGGGCCGCCCATTCTCGGTCAATGAAACGATCAATATCGCGCAAAAGCGCGCTATTGCGCGAGCAGCGGCAGAGCTGTGCGCCGATGGCGAGCCGGTGATTATCAACGGTGGCACGACGACCTATCAGATGGTGCATTATCTGATGGAAAAGCGGCTGAGTGTGTTCACCAACAGCTTCGCCATTGCCGAGTTTCTCATCCACAATTCGCGCAACTCGGTCGTCATTCCGGGCGGCACGATCTATCGCGAGCAAAACGTCATCCTGTCGCCCTTTGGTGGCGTGGTGGCGAGCCATTTTTACGCCAAGCGCATGTTCATCGGCTGTCAGGGGA includes the following:
- the cydC gene encoding thiol reductant ABC exporter subunit CydC, yielding MKAILTFAPLFLKRWKSFSAALLLALVTLIAGVSLLGVSGWFITATSLTTLGLAFNLFVPSAGIRALSFVRILARYFERLVGHNATLKLLSDLRGWLFSSLFPRLPLPDRSLRHGDLVSRLTTDVDALDTAFLVGIGPLVAALFVGTVMTVILALFLPGAALIYGLCIAAAALLVPLAMITLSRRAGRASVEASAAMRMNVLDAVSGHADIVVLGALGTTQDRFAEAAATASALKRRLSLYTTSGSFAVQIAAGLALVGTLWFGLVALQAGTIDAPLMAALLLAVIGSFEATNVIIRSTSKATAAMAAAERLQALANIDMPIAEPAVPKAWPNDAPITLTGLSFSYGANQPVLNDIDLTIAPGERIAVIGPSGGGKSTLLRLLLRLVEPTSGSISVGGIALDQFATRDVHAHFALLSQDSPVFIDTIRNNLLIGRDTASEDDLWAALAKAQLDDHVRSLPKGLDTIIGEAGRTLSMGQARRLTLARVLLSNAPVLLLDEPTNALDRETEEAFFAVLAQATRDRTVVLVTHATIPEGTVDRVLTLNHGELV
- the cydD gene encoding thiol reductant ABC exporter subunit CydD, producing MTRSSPPSARRPENSVSHTLKLLQTQGGAALWLSIAAPILAGVLLVWQAWILASTLGQAIENVAPISTLLPGIFILLGIVLARAGLSAIADHTGIIAAERIKLHLRQTLFSQLLAKPPRAANSAASGLAAASIVDQVEALESYFARYISASAQGIVLPLVFGAIILPIDWVAGVLFLVSAPLIPIFMALVGWGAQVATDRQAKALSHLSGRFSDRLRGLLTLKLLGREEAETEGIVSASEALRQRTLKVLRIAFLSSAVLEFFAALGVAGVALYVGLTFIDYLHLRTSPLTLQLGMFLLLMAPEVYNPLRVMAAQYHDRASAKAALNEIEANLGTLSDERVDHTDNAPLPGKPIALEANNVTLRTPDHMRAVIEHVTLRVEPGQHIALLGPSGSGKSTLLEALVGLRDAEGDILLDGRPLSEWSEPSLRGRTFILTQKPRIIHASLADNMALGRPAASRADIEKAAELSGVLGFTAGLPLGLDTIIGEDGAGISGGQAQRVALARLFLRDAGLIILDEPTAHLDAALEQEIIQSITRYARGRTLIVATHSPAVAKNLDRAWRVTPTGLVEAPLSARAKGVA
- a CDS encoding cytochrome ubiquinol oxidase subunit I — translated: MDMLVVDLSRWQFAATAMYHFIFVPLTLGLSFMMAIMESVYVMTGRQVWRKATLFWGTLFGVNFAMGVATGVVMEFQFGMNWSYYSHYVGDVFGAPLAIEGLMAFFLEATFIGLFFFGWDRLSKVGHLVVTWLTAIGANFSALWILVANGWMQNPVGAKFNPDTMRMEVTDFMAVIFNPVAQAKFVHTVSAGYLCGAMFILAISALFLVRGKHVELAKRSAVVAASFGLASALSVVVLGDESGYVATEHQHMKIAALEAMYETEPAPAPWSIIAFPGSNGEDVGFHISVPWVGGLITTRSFDQQLPGIHELVERAEDRIRMGLIAYNALAEIRADGANTDARAVFEETWPDLGYALLLKKYRVDVENATAEEIALAAADTVPSVWPLFWTFRIMMGLGFFYIAFFALWFYRASRGWIDTNKPLLWFTVFMLPTPWIAIEAGWFIAEFGRQPWVVEGVLPTFYAASGLNVLDLVLSLSFFVLLYSVLLVIMIILMVKIIKAGPKDQLFTPEEDEDYVMAALPATKENKEIVA
- the cydB gene encoding cytochrome d ubiquinol oxidase subunit II, giving the protein MSSIPLDYETLRLIWWVLLGVLLIGFAVMGGRDMGVGTLLPFAAKSDEERRILLNLIGPTWEGNQVWLVLGGGAIFAAFPPLYAVSFSGFYLAMLVILLALILRPVGFKFRGKIDNPTWRAVWDWCLFIGGFVPALIMGVAVGNVLLGAPFHFDDTMRIFYTGNFFQLLMPFALLCGLVSVGMISAQGAAVIAGRTQGAMAERARMFGLYAAVGTLVLFALGGFWVAFMSGHVVTSVIDPAAPINPLAKSVELVQGGWMLNYSKYPWMVTAPILAFVGLVVAVLGFIGRKHLITLLATSAAIFGIISTAGVSLFPFLLPSSTVPGSGLTLWDASSSHLTLFIMLVATVIFLPIIVAYTAWVFRVMRGPVTADNLTKNPNAY
- the cydX gene encoding cytochrome bd-I oxidase subunit CydX; its protein translation is MWYFAWILGLGLACAFGIINAMWFEMKDDIRVARAARMAETKSE
- a CDS encoding DUF1127 domain-containing protein — protein: MNIAKKLSDYARYQRTLRELNSLDSRQLNDLGITKGDIKSIARGTYVA
- the ybaK gene encoding Cys-tRNA(Pro) deacylase codes for the protein MSKTTPATAALTKAGISFELATYDYDPNAERVGLQAAEAMGVSPAEVFKTLMAELDGKPICAIVPSDEEVNMKKLAAALGGKSAHMMKPVDAERLTGYTVGGISPLGQRKLVPTALDEMATLYDEIYLNGGQRGLQIRIKPDDLVSALNCVTADLTR